The Polycladomyces zharkentensis DNA window ATCGGTGCGGTTTGGTCGGGACGCAGCACGAGTGTTTTTCCTTCCCGGTCGATCAGCTTAAACAGTTTCTCTTCGGGAATGGCACTGGCGAGACCCACGGTGTCATGGTATTCCAGCGTCGGCGTAATCACTTCCTGATATCCCCAACGCTCGAAACACCGATGAATCCGCTGTTCCACCGCGCGTTTCTTCGCCGCCAATGACGGCGGAAAATCACGAAATCCGGTCGGTTTTTCAAATTCCCGCGGTTTTGCCATCCCATTCCACTCCCAGCGATGCTTTAGTTTGCTAATAAATTAAAGTATTTTTCTGGTAGTGTAACACCGACTTCCACCAGCGTCAATCCCCCACCAGAGGCATGGGGTCATCTCTTTCGATTACTGAGGATAACAATTTTTACCACATCATTGTCGCTCGCCCGAAAAACAAATGACCACCGATAGACGAACCAGAGATGCCCTAAATCTTCACCCCCGCTCTTTGATCCGGCGCCACCGCGAAAACTTTCTTCCCCGATTTCGGCCACCCTTTACCGGGAAAAAAGATGGAAGCCTTCACGCTGTTGATTCAACAACCATTCCGCCATTTGCTCCAGTGCGCGGCTGCGATACGAATGCTTCATTTGTTCTTCAGGCGTCATCGCGGCCAACACCCGTGTTTCGCCGTCGGGGATAAAGATGGGATTGAATGGCAAGCCCGCTTCCGGTCGGATGTCATCGGGAATCGGATCGAGGATGCGACCGGATGTCCGTGCGGAAAACAGACCGGTTCTCCCGTCCCAAGAAACAGCGATGCACCCTTCAAACCATGCCGTTCGATCTTCCCCTTCCAATAGTTTTCTCACTCCGCGGTAACCAATCCGGTCAAACACCCTTTTGGTCAACACACCGGGAAAATGGTCGTATGCGGCGAAAAAAATTCCGGCGTCATCCACCATGACACGGTCGTATCCCATTCGGCGAATTTGCCGCAGCTTTTCCATTGTGACCGTTTGGATTTCTCCACTGGAAGGCTCCCACAAATCGACGGGCAATCCGATCACGTCGATCCCGAATCGGGACAGTACCCGTTTCGCTTCTGCCAATTTTCCTTCATTTTGTGTGGCAAATTGCAACTTCACTTCCCATTCCCCCGTTCCCGTACCATTATAATGGATGGCAGTCGGTATATGGGCAAAAAACCGTCATACTCAGAGGGCGACACTTTTTTTATACTTGAAGGGGAAATCACGGGTCCCATCTCCGTCTTCGCATTTCTCATACCCATAAGTCGATT harbors:
- a CDS encoding non-canonical purine NTP pyrophosphatase, coding for MKLQFATQNEGKLAEAKRVLSRFGIDVIGLPVDLWEPSSGEIQTVTMEKLRQIRRMGYDRVMVDDAGIFFAAYDHFPGVLTKRVFDRIGYRGVRKLLEGEDRTAWFEGCIAVSWDGRTGLFSARTSGRILDPIPDDIRPEAGLPFNPIFIPDGETRVLAAMTPEEQMKHSYRSRALEQMAEWLLNQQREGFHLFSR